Proteins from one Lacrimispora sphenoides genomic window:
- a CDS encoding aspartate carbamoyltransferase regulatory subunit, with product MLNISGLKEGIVLDHIEAGKSLEIYYNLGLDKLDCQVAIIKNARSNKMGKKDIIKIEGGLDHIDLDILGYIDHNITVNIIKDNLIVEKKTLSLPNKITNVIQCKNPRCITSIEQGLPHVFYLADEQKEVYRCRYCEEKYSK from the coding sequence ATGTTAAATATCAGCGGATTAAAAGAAGGAATCGTATTAGACCACATTGAAGCCGGCAAAAGTCTGGAAATCTATTATAACCTGGGTCTGGACAAGCTGGACTGCCAGGTCGCCATCATTAAGAATGCAAGAAGCAATAAGATGGGAAAAAAGGACATCATAAAAATTGAAGGCGGCTTAGACCACATTGATTTAGACATCCTGGGATATATTGACCATAACATTACGGTTAACATTATTAAGGATAACCTGATTGTGGAAAAGAAGACCTTAAGCCTTCCTAATAAGATCACCAACGTGATACAATGCAAAAACCCCCGCTGCATTACCTCCATCGAGCAGGGGCTTCCTCATGTATTCTATCTTGCCGATGAGCAGAAAGAAGTTTACCGCTGTCGGTATTGCGAAGAAAAATATTCTAAATAA
- the rpoD gene encoding RNA polymerase sigma factor RpoD has protein sequence MDDNVKKAADKMVGSKKTEEEQAAELKALESAAAFEEKLNQLLLLAKKKRNVLENQEVLDFFVGENLDSDKLDQIYDFLESNKVDVLQIGGEELDLDEDLFIEEDIEDEEEIDMESIDLSVPEGISVEDPVRMYLKEIGKVPLLSSEDEIELAKRIELGDDDAKQRLTEANLRLVVSIAKRYVGRGMQFLDLIQEGNLGLIKAVEKFDYRKGYKFSTYATWWIRQAITRAIADQARTIRIPVHMVETINRLVRVSRQLLQELGREPVPEEIAARADMQVDRVREIMKVSQEPVSLETPIGEEEDSHLGDFIQDEQVAVPADAATFTMLHEQLMEVLDTLTEREQKVLKLRFGLDDGRPRTLEEVGKEFNVTRERIRQIEAKALRKLRHPSRSKKLKDYLDD, from the coding sequence ATGGACGATAATGTGAAGAAGGCAGCAGATAAAATGGTGGGGTCAAAAAAAACGGAAGAGGAACAGGCTGCAGAGCTTAAGGCTTTGGAGTCAGCCGCTGCATTTGAGGAAAAATTAAATCAGCTTCTTCTCCTTGCAAAAAAGAAACGGAATGTGCTGGAAAACCAGGAGGTTCTGGATTTTTTTGTGGGAGAGAACTTAGACTCGGATAAGCTGGATCAGATTTATGATTTTCTGGAAAGCAATAAGGTAGATGTACTTCAAATCGGCGGTGAGGAACTGGATCTTGATGAGGATCTGTTCATAGAAGAAGATATCGAGGATGAAGAAGAAATCGATATGGAAAGTATTGATTTATCCGTTCCGGAAGGTATCAGTGTGGAAGATCCGGTCCGCATGTATTTGAAGGAGATCGGCAAGGTACCTCTTCTTTCCAGTGAAGATGAAATTGAGCTCGCCAAAAGAATTGAGCTGGGAGATGATGATGCAAAGCAGAGGCTGACAGAGGCCAATCTGCGTCTAGTGGTCAGCATTGCCAAGCGCTATGTCGGGCGGGGAATGCAGTTTTTAGATCTGATTCAGGAAGGAAACTTAGGACTTATTAAGGCTGTGGAAAAGTTTGATTACCGGAAAGGTTATAAGTTCAGCACCTATGCGACCTGGTGGATCAGACAGGCCATCACCCGCGCCATAGCGGACCAGGCCCGTACCATCCGGATTCCGGTTCATATGGTGGAGACCATCAACCGCCTGGTTCGTGTGTCCAGACAGCTTTTACAGGAGCTGGGCAGAGAGCCGGTGCCGGAGGAAATAGCAGCCAGAGCAGATATGCAGGTTGACCGGGTCAGAGAAATCATGAAGGTATCCCAGGAACCTGTATCCCTAGAGACACCTATCGGAGAGGAAGAGGACAGCCATCTTGGAGATTTTATTCAGGATGAGCAAGTTGCAGTTCCGGCCGATGCCGCCACATTTACCATGCTCCATGAACAGTTAATGGAGGTGCTTGACACCCTGACCGAACGGGAGCAAAAGGTCTTAAAGCTGCGTTTCGGACTTGATGACGGGCGGCCCAGAACCTTAGAAGAGGTAGGGAAAGAATTTAATGTTACGAGAGAACGGATTCGTCAGATAGAGGCAAAAGCATTGCGTAAACTGCGCCATCCCAGCAGAAGCAAGAAGCTTAAGGACTATCTGGATGATTAA
- the pyrB gene encoding aspartate carbamoyltransferase, protein MRHLLNPLDFSVEETGQLLDLAKDIEENLPKYSHVCDGKKLATLFYEPSTRTRLSFEAAMLNLGGSVLGFSSADSSSAAKGESVADTIRVLSCYADICAMRHPKEGAPLVAANHSSIPVINAGDGGHQHPTQTLTDLLSINSLKGRLNDLTIGLCGDLKFGRTVHSLINALVRYENIKFILISPPELRVPEYIREDVLKANNIEFVEMDSLDDAMPSLDILYMTRVQKERFFNEEDYIRLKDCYILDKKKMKLAKKDMYVLHPLPRVNEISVEVDEDPRAAYFKQAQYGVYVRMALIMTLLEVEKSC, encoded by the coding sequence ATGAGACATTTACTTAACCCGTTAGACTTTAGTGTGGAAGAGACAGGACAACTCTTAGACCTGGCGAAAGATATCGAGGAAAATCTTCCAAAATATTCTCATGTATGCGATGGAAAAAAATTAGCGACATTATTTTATGAGCCAAGTACAAGAACTCGTTTGAGTTTCGAGGCTGCCATGTTAAATCTGGGCGGCAGTGTACTAGGCTTTTCTTCTGCCGACTCCAGTTCTGCCGCAAAAGGAGAAAGTGTTGCTGATACCATTCGGGTTCTCTCCTGCTACGCAGACATATGTGCCATGAGACATCCAAAGGAAGGTGCTCCACTGGTAGCTGCCAACCATTCCAGCATACCGGTCATCAATGCCGGTGACGGAGGCCACCAGCATCCGACCCAGACCCTTACTGATCTGCTTTCCATCAATTCTTTAAAAGGCCGTTTGAATGATCTGACCATTGGCCTCTGTGGCGACTTAAAATTTGGCCGCACGGTTCACTCTCTGATTAATGCTCTTGTACGTTACGAAAACATCAAATTCATCTTAATTTCCCCCCCAGAGCTACGGGTGCCTGAATACATCCGAGAAGATGTACTGAAAGCCAACAACATTGAATTTGTAGAAATGGACAGCCTTGACGATGCCATGCCTTCTCTTGATATCCTCTATATGACCCGCGTTCAGAAGGAACGCTTCTTCAATGAGGAAGATTACATCCGTTTGAAAGACTGCTACATTCTGGACAAAAAGAAAATGAAACTGGCGAAAAAAGATATGTATGTTCTTCACCCTCTTCCAAGAGTCAACGAAATCTCAGTGGAGGTTGACGAGGATCCCCGAGCCGCCTACTTTAAGCAGGCACAGTACGGCGTGTATGTGCGTATGGCTCTTATCATGACATTACTGGAGGTAGAAAAATCATGTTAA
- the dnaG gene encoding DNA primase — MRYSEEVIEEVRMKNDIVDVISGYVKLQKKGSNYFGLCPFHNEKSPSFSVSPAKQMYYCFGCGAGGNVLTFIMEYENYSFSEALKVLADRSGVKLPVAEYSKEAREQEDLRSTLLEINKLAASYFYYQLKKPQGDTGYRYLRDRQLSDETITRFGLGYSNKTSDDLYRYLKGKGYDDSLLKQTGLVTIEERGTYDKFWNRVMFPIMDVNNRVIGFGGRVMGAGEPKYLNSPETKLFDKSRNLYGLNYARLSREKYILICEGYMDVIAMHQAGFTNAVASLGTAFTTQHAQLLKRYTDKVVLTYDSDGAGVKAALRAIPILKEAGISIRVLNMQPYKDPDEFIKNQGAEEFRKRIDEARNSFLFEIDVLKKNYKMDDPEQKTEFYNQVARKLLEFPEALERENYLEAVSREYFINYDDLKRLVNRLGASLGPSVSAQREEEGNLKNKRKKEKEDGVKQSQRLLLTWLIENPLLFDKIEGVVTPDDFIEELYHKVARMVFDGHAAGTLNPAEILNHFIHDEGQYRAVAGLFHASLKESLDNEEQKKAFSETIMKVKKNSLDYASRHAAGILELQNIIKEQAALKDLHISLD, encoded by the coding sequence ATGCGATATTCGGAAGAAGTAATTGAAGAGGTCCGGATGAAGAATGACATCGTGGATGTGATCTCGGGATACGTCAAGCTGCAGAAGAAGGGAAGCAATTATTTTGGTCTCTGTCCTTTTCACAATGAAAAGTCCCCTTCCTTTTCCGTATCTCCCGCTAAACAGATGTACTACTGCTTTGGCTGCGGTGCAGGCGGAAATGTACTGACGTTTATCATGGAATATGAAAACTATTCCTTCTCTGAGGCCTTAAAAGTTCTGGCAGACCGTTCAGGCGTGAAGCTTCCTGTGGCAGAGTACAGCAAGGAAGCAAGAGAGCAGGAAGATCTTAGGTCCACTCTTTTGGAAATCAATAAGCTGGCCGCCAGCTACTTTTATTACCAGCTTAAAAAGCCTCAGGGTGATACCGGCTACCGCTATTTAAGGGACAGGCAGCTAAGTGACGAGACCATCACAAGGTTCGGGCTTGGCTACTCAAATAAGACCAGCGATGATCTTTACCGGTATTTAAAGGGCAAGGGATATGACGATAGTCTGTTAAAGCAGACCGGACTGGTGACCATAGAGGAGCGGGGGACCTATGATAAGTTTTGGAACCGGGTCATGTTTCCTATTATGGATGTGAACAACCGGGTCATTGGTTTCGGTGGCAGGGTCATGGGAGCCGGGGAACCAAAGTATTTAAACTCGCCGGAGACAAAGCTTTTTGACAAAAGCCGGAATTTATATGGTCTTAATTATGCCAGGCTTTCACGGGAAAAGTACATATTAATCTGCGAGGGCTACATGGATGTGATCGCGATGCACCAGGCCGGTTTTACCAATGCGGTGGCTTCTCTGGGAACGGCATTTACCACCCAGCATGCCCAGCTTTTAAAACGGTATACGGATAAAGTGGTTCTCACCTATGACAGCGACGGCGCTGGCGTTAAGGCTGCCCTCCGTGCCATTCCCATTCTTAAGGAAGCGGGAATCTCCATCCGTGTGCTTAACATGCAGCCATATAAAGATCCGGATGAGTTCATAAAGAATCAGGGGGCAGAAGAATTCCGTAAACGGATCGATGAGGCCCGCAACAGCTTCCTGTTTGAAATTGATGTGCTGAAAAAGAATTATAAAATGGATGATCCGGAGCAGAAAACAGAATTTTATAATCAGGTAGCCAGGAAACTTCTGGAATTCCCGGAAGCCCTGGAACGTGAGAATTATTTGGAGGCGGTATCCAGGGAATATTTTATCAATTATGATGATTTAAAACGTCTGGTCAACCGCCTGGGCGCTTCTCTTGGACCATCAGTTTCTGCTCAGAGGGAAGAAGAGGGAAACTTAAAAAACAAGAGGAAAAAGGAAAAGGAAGACGGTGTAAAGCAGTCCCAAAGGCTGCTTCTCACCTGGCTCATTGAAAATCCATTATTATTTGATAAGATTGAAGGAGTTGTTACTCCTGATGATTTTATAGAAGAACTGTATCACAAGGTGGCACGGATGGTTTTTGACGGACACGCTGCCGGAACATTGAATCCGGCCGAGATCTTAAATCATTTCATTCATGATGAAGGTCAATACCGGGCAGTCGCAGGTCTTTTTCATGCGAGCTTAAAAGAGTCCCTAGATAATGAAGAGCAAAAAAAGGCGTTTTCGGAAACAATTATGAAAGTGAAAAAAAACAGTCTGGATTATGCCAGCCGTCATGCAGCGGGGATTTTGGAACTGCAGAATATTATAAAGGAACAGGCTGCGTTAAAGGATTTGCATATTTCGCTGGATTAG
- a CDS encoding tRNA (adenine(22)-N(1))-methyltransferase, translated as MKLSRRLETIASFVPEGSRIADIGTDHGYIPIHLVQEGKAKYAIAMDVRKGPLLRAQAHIQEAGLQTHVEVRLSDGLLKLEQNEADCVVIAGMGGELIIHILEEGRDLWEGISYWVLSPHSELDKVRRFLEEQEFFIERETMIKEEGKFYSVMGISRKIKTGDKDEREISYRYGRSLLESKDPVLKEYLIKEEEQLEQIMRGLSGSQTEAAVRRMEELKLELAYNKEAQDAVR; from the coding sequence ATGAAGTTATCAAGGCGTTTGGAAACGATCGCTTCCTTTGTTCCGGAAGGAAGCAGAATTGCAGATATTGGAACGGATCATGGTTATATTCCTATCCATCTGGTACAGGAAGGAAAAGCAAAATATGCCATTGCCATGGATGTGCGGAAGGGCCCCTTGTTAAGGGCCCAGGCCCATATCCAGGAGGCAGGTCTGCAAACTCATGTGGAAGTCCGTTTAAGCGACGGACTTTTAAAATTAGAGCAGAACGAAGCAGACTGTGTGGTCATAGCTGGCATGGGCGGTGAGCTGATCATACATATACTTGAGGAAGGCCGTGATTTATGGGAAGGCATTTCCTACTGGGTCCTATCCCCTCACTCAGAACTGGACAAGGTGCGCAGATTCCTGGAAGAACAGGAATTTTTTATTGAGCGGGAGACTATGATAAAAGAAGAAGGAAAGTTCTATTCCGTAATGGGAATCAGCAGAAAGATAAAAACAGGCGATAAAGATGAACGCGAGATTTCCTACCGCTATGGAAGGAGCCTGCTGGAATCCAAAGATCCTGTTTTAAAAGAATATTTAATAAAGGAAGAAGAGCAGCTGGAGCAGATCATGAGAGGGCTTTCCGGGAGCCAGACGGAGGCAGCGGTCAGAAGAATGGAAGAGCTGAAGCTGGAACTAGCCTATAACAAGGAGGCACAGGATGCAGTGCGATAA
- a CDS encoding AraC family transcriptional regulator, translated as MEVRHELVIPNDDLPFRLFIFEGRDGNYKVTKHWHHSVEIFLVQEGRIDFYINNSHLSLEKQDFVLVNSNEVHSIECPNPNITIVLQIPAETFEEYMGEENYVNFEKKDEVQNKRLTQLVISMFSIYEEQEYGYSLKVKSLFYELLYLLVTEFKAETMDKEVIRQKKQLDKLSKVTQYMRENYDQDLKLDEVAGRFGFSPTYLSRIFQKYAQVNYRTYLIDLRVKYAVRELVGTGGEIGEIAMKHGFPDSRAFSKAFRKRYGCLPSEYRKHLDAGR; from the coding sequence ATGGAAGTCAGGCATGAACTGGTCATTCCCAATGATGATTTGCCTTTCCGGCTGTTTATTTTTGAGGGGAGAGATGGAAATTACAAGGTCACGAAACACTGGCACCATTCCGTTGAGATTTTTCTGGTTCAGGAAGGCAGGATTGATTTTTATATCAACAACAGCCACCTATCCCTTGAAAAACAGGATTTTGTGCTGGTTAATTCTAATGAAGTCCATTCCATTGAATGCCCAAATCCTAATATCACCATAGTTCTTCAAATACCGGCGGAAACCTTTGAGGAGTATATGGGAGAAGAAAATTATGTGAATTTTGAGAAAAAGGATGAGGTCCAAAATAAGAGACTGACGCAGCTGGTGATTTCCATGTTTTCCATATATGAGGAACAGGAATATGGTTATAGCCTGAAGGTAAAAAGCCTGTTCTATGAACTTCTGTATCTTTTGGTTACGGAATTTAAGGCGGAGACCATGGATAAGGAGGTCATCCGCCAGAAAAAGCAGCTCGACAAGCTGTCAAAAGTGACTCAGTATATGAGAGAAAATTATGACCAGGACTTAAAGCTTGACGAGGTGGCAGGGCGATTTGGCTTCAGTCCTACCTACCTGTCCAGAATCTTTCAAAAATATGCGCAGGTCAATTACCGTACCTATCTTATTGACCTGCGTGTCAAGTATGCGGTCCGGGAACTCGTAGGGACCGGCGGTGAGATCGGTGAGATCGCCATGAAGCATGGATTTCCGGACAGCAGGGCCTTTTCCAAAGCATTTAGGAAGCGGTATGGCTGTCTTCCCAGTGAATACAGGAAACACCTGGATGCAGGCAGATGA
- a CDS encoding nucleoside kinase, with the protein MAVVTINGVEKQYPIGTSYQEIAKEYQPQYENDILLVSINGKLSELHKTVQFDCSLRFFTGKDQPGIQTYHRSAIFVMMKAFYDVAGAENIEKVTVDFSLGKGYYIEAHGKIGLTEELLSRVKARMQEYVSQKIPIMKRSVNTDDAIDLFHKHRMYDKERLFRYRRVSRVNIYSIGGFEDYYYGYMVQNTGYVKYFDLILHDDGFMLMLPQKENPKEVPVFEPEKKKKLFRVLKESVKWGERLNVSHVGALNEEIASGNINELILIQEALQEKKIAEIAERIGADRSKKFVMIAGPSSSGKTTFSHRLSVQLKAQGMIPHPIAVDDYFVNRVDSPKNPDGSYNYEVLESLDIEQFNKDMTALLAGETVEMPRYQFKTGVREYRGDYLKLGKDDILVIEGIHCLNDRLSYTLPKDSKFRVYVSALTQLNIDEHNRIPTTDCRLIRRMVRDARTRGASAQDTIRMWPAVRAGEEEYIFPFQESADMMFNSATVYELAVLKQYAEPLLFGIPRESPEYMEAKRLLKFLDYFLGVNCEDIPRNSIVREFIGGSCFKV; encoded by the coding sequence ATGGCAGTTGTTACTATAAACGGTGTAGAAAAGCAATACCCAATTGGAACGTCTTATCAAGAGATTGCAAAAGAATATCAGCCCCAATATGAAAATGATATCTTACTGGTAAGCATAAACGGAAAATTAAGTGAGCTCCATAAAACAGTCCAGTTCGACTGCAGCCTTCGTTTCTTTACAGGGAAGGATCAGCCCGGAATCCAGACTTATCACAGAAGCGCAATATTTGTTATGATGAAAGCCTTTTACGATGTGGCTGGCGCAGAAAATATTGAAAAAGTGACTGTGGATTTTTCTCTTGGAAAAGGCTATTATATAGAGGCTCACGGAAAGATTGGACTGACTGAGGAACTGCTTTCCCGGGTAAAAGCCCGCATGCAGGAGTATGTGAGCCAAAAAATCCCGATTATGAAACGGAGCGTAAACACGGACGATGCCATTGATTTATTTCACAAGCACCGGATGTATGACAAAGAAAGACTGTTTCGCTACCGCCGGGTTTCCCGTGTCAATATCTACAGCATAGGCGGCTTTGAAGACTATTATTATGGATACATGGTACAGAATACCGGATATGTTAAGTATTTTGACCTGATATTACATGATGACGGCTTTATGCTCATGCTGCCCCAGAAGGAAAACCCCAAAGAAGTGCCTGTATTCGAGCCGGAAAAGAAGAAGAAGCTGTTCCGTGTGCTGAAGGAGAGTGTAAAATGGGGGGAACGGTTGAATGTATCCCATGTAGGCGCTCTGAATGAAGAGATTGCATCGGGTAATATCAATGAACTGATTTTAATTCAGGAGGCCTTACAGGAAAAGAAAATTGCTGAGATCGCGGAACGAATTGGCGCTGACAGGAGCAAAAAATTTGTAATGATCGCCGGACCGTCCTCATCCGGAAAAACCACCTTTTCCCACCGGCTGTCCGTTCAGCTAAAGGCTCAGGGAATGATCCCTCATCCCATTGCCGTGGACGATTATTTTGTCAATCGGGTAGACAGTCCGAAAAATCCGGACGGAAGCTACAATTATGAGGTTTTAGAAAGTCTGGATATTGAACAGTTTAATAAAGACATGACGGCTCTTCTGGCCGGAGAAACAGTGGAAATGCCGCGGTACCAATTTAAAACAGGGGTCAGGGAGTACCGAGGTGATTATCTTAAACTGGGAAAAGACGATATCCTGGTTATCGAAGGGATCCATTGCTTAAATGACAGGCTCTCCTATACCCTGCCAAAGGACAGTAAATTCCGTGTATATGTAAGTGCACTGACTCAGTTGAATATTGATGAACACAACCGGATTCCAACAACCGATTGCCGCCTGATCAGGCGGATGGTACGGGATGCCAGGACAAGGGGCGCTTCCGCGCAGGACACCATACGCATGTGGCCGGCGGTGAGAGCAGGAGAGGAAGAGTATATTTTCCCCTTCCAGGAATCTGCGGATATGATGTTCAACTCGGCTACGGTCTATGAACTGGCTGTGCTGAAGCAGTATGCAGAACCGCTGTTATTTGGCATTCCCAGAGAATCCCCGGAATATATGGAAGCAAAGCGCCTGCTAAAATTCCTGGATTATTTTCTTGGGGTTAATTGTGAGGATATCCCACGCAATTCCATTGTCAGAGAATTTATAGGAGGAAGCTGTTTTAAGGTTTAA
- a CDS encoding deoxyguanosinetriphosphate triphosphohydrolase, whose product MNIRESTEQWEEAYLSPYAAFSKNSKGREREEDACDIRTAYQRDRDRIIHCKAFRRLKHKTQVFLAPEGDHYRTRLTHTLEVSQIARTIAKSLRMNEDLTEAIALAHDLGHTPFGHSGEAILNKICSQGFAHYKQSVRVVEVLEKDGMGLNLTWEVRDGILNHRTSGHPSTLEGGIVRLSDKIAYINHDIDDAIRAKMFVEEDLPECYTGVLGHSVRERLNNLIHDIIRNSYGKPEIIMSPDMEKAMQGLRTWMFENVYKSDIPKAEEGKAQHLIVMLFNYYMEHPDKLAEEYRTLMEEGEESREQAVCDYIAGMSDRFAIDKFEELFVPKAWKMV is encoded by the coding sequence ATGAATATCAGGGAATCCACTGAACAATGGGAGGAAGCATATTTAAGTCCTTATGCCGCTTTCAGTAAGAACAGTAAAGGAAGAGAGCGGGAAGAGGACGCTTGTGATATCCGGACTGCCTACCAACGGGACCGGGACCGGATCATTCACTGCAAGGCATTTCGCAGGCTGAAACATAAAACCCAGGTTTTTCTGGCCCCGGAAGGGGATCACTACAGAACCAGACTGACTCATACCCTGGAAGTATCCCAGATAGCCAGAACCATAGCAAAATCTTTGCGCATGAACGAAGACTTAACCGAGGCCATAGCTTTGGCTCATGATCTGGGCCATACCCCATTCGGCCATTCCGGGGAGGCAATTTTGAATAAGATCTGCTCCCAGGGCTTTGCCCATTATAAGCAAAGTGTACGGGTAGTAGAGGTTTTGGAAAAGGATGGCATGGGCTTAAACCTTACCTGGGAGGTCCGGGATGGAATCTTAAATCACCGCACCAGCGGTCACCCTTCCACATTAGAAGGGGGCATTGTCCGCCTGTCGGATAAGATTGCCTATATCAACCATGACATTGACGATGCCATCAGGGCAAAGATGTTTGTGGAGGAGGATCTGCCGGAGTGCTATACGGGCGTCTTGGGTCACAGCGTTCGTGAAAGACTTAACAATCTGATCCATGATATTATCCGCAACAGCTATGGAAAGCCGGAGATCATAATGTCTCCCGATATGGAGAAGGCCATGCAGGGGCTGCGCACCTGGATGTTTGAAAACGTTTATAAAAGTGATATCCCAAAAGCAGAAGAAGGGAAAGCACAGCATCTCATCGTCATGCTTTTTAATTACTATATGGAACACCCGGACAAGCTTGCGGAGGAATACCGCACCTTAATGGAGGAAGGGGAAGAAAGCCGGGAACAGGCGGTCTGCGATTACATTGCAGGCATGAGTGACAGATTTGCGATTGATAAATTTGAAGAGCTGTTTGTCCCAAAAGCCTGGAAAATGGTTTAA
- a CDS encoding ABC transporter ATP-binding protein, translated as MIQVKNLYKVYKVGNTKVYALNGVDFTIYKGEFCAIVGPSGSGKSTLLNMLAGLEKPSKGEIVIGGNHIEKLSENQLVSFRRKHVGFIFQSYNLIQTMNAVENVAMPLSFRGVPKKTRNEKAKEYIKLVGLEKQMKHMANEMSGGQQQRVGIARALAVDPKIIFADEPTGNLDSKTTREILSLMQKIVREQNQTLVMVTHDNYIAKFADRQFHIVDGKIVKIEEQHHEEQHHEVTKEDMGYEEG; from the coding sequence ATGATTCAGGTCAAGAATCTCTACAAGGTGTACAAAGTGGGAAACACAAAGGTCTATGCGTTAAACGGCGTGGACTTTACTATATATAAGGGAGAGTTCTGTGCGATCGTGGGCCCCTCCGGTTCCGGTAAATCCACTCTCTTAAATATGTTGGCCGGCCTTGAGAAGCCGTCAAAGGGAGAGATTGTCATTGGAGGGAACCATATAGAAAAGCTTTCGGAAAATCAGCTGGTATCATTCCGCAGAAAGCACGTGGGTTTTATTTTTCAGTCCTATAATCTTATACAGACTATGAACGCGGTAGAGAATGTGGCTATGCCTCTGTCATTTCGGGGAGTGCCGAAGAAAACAAGAAATGAAAAGGCAAAGGAATACATAAAGCTGGTGGGGCTTGAGAAACAGATGAAGCATATGGCCAATGAGATGTCAGGAGGTCAGCAGCAGAGAGTCGGCATTGCAAGAGCTTTGGCAGTGGATCCTAAGATCATCTTTGCGGATGAGCCAACTGGAAACTTAGATTCCAAGACCACCAGGGAAATTTTAAGTTTAATGCAGAAAATCGTTCGGGAGCAGAATCAGACTCTGGTCATGGTTACACATGATAATTATATTGCAAAGTTTGCAGACAGACAATTCCATATAGTAGATGGAAAGATCGTTAAAATCGAAGAACAGCATCATGAGGAACAGCATCATGAGGTTACGAAGGAGGACATGGGATATGAAGAAGGTTAG
- a CDS encoding Nif3-like dinuclear metal center hexameric protein, which translates to MQCDKLIEKLEQLAPPVCACDWDNVGLLAGRSDKEVKKVFIALDATDEVVENAVRWGADLLITHHPLIFKPLNRINDKDFISRRIISLIRNDISYYAMHTNFDAAPGCMADAAAQKLGLTDLNVLDKEGVMLKETTEGSREMVYGIGKTGYLKEEMTVKEIAVLVKERFHLPFVTVYGEAAPGAAVRFVGISPGSGGSMIKPALAAGVKVFITGDIGHHSGIDAAANHMAVIDAGHYGLEYLFLDFLEEYLEKEVGEDLEICKAEVEFPETFI; encoded by the coding sequence ATGCAGTGCGATAAACTCATAGAAAAACTGGAACAGCTGGCGCCGCCAGTTTGTGCCTGTGATTGGGATAATGTGGGCCTTTTAGCAGGCCGTAGTGATAAAGAAGTAAAAAAGGTTTTTATTGCCTTAGATGCTACTGACGAGGTGGTGGAAAATGCTGTCCGGTGGGGAGCGGATTTATTGATTACCCATCATCCCCTTATTTTCAAGCCTTTGAATAGAATTAATGATAAGGATTTTATATCCAGACGTATTATAAGCCTGATTCGCAATGACATCTCTTATTATGCCATGCATACAAACTTTGATGCCGCTCCTGGCTGTATGGCTGATGCGGCCGCACAAAAGCTTGGGCTTACAGATTTAAACGTGCTGGATAAAGAAGGCGTGATGCTTAAAGAAACAACGGAAGGTTCCAGGGAAATGGTATATGGAATCGGGAAAACGGGGTATCTTAAGGAAGAGATGACAGTAAAGGAGATCGCTGTTCTTGTGAAGGAGCGGTTTCATCTTCCCTTTGTCACTGTTTATGGAGAGGCAGCACCAGGAGCGGCCGTACGTTTTGTAGGCATAAGTCCTGGATCCGGAGGAAGTATGATCAAACCGGCTCTGGCTGCAGGTGTGAAAGTCTTTATAACAGGCGATATCGGCCACCACAGTGGGATTGATGCCGCTGCAAACCATATGGCTGTCATTGATGCCGGCCATTACGGCCTGGAATATCTGTTTTTGGACTTTCTGGAAGAGTATCTGGAGAAAGAAGTAGGGGAGGACTTAGAAATCTGCAAGGCGGAAGTAGAATTTCCTGAAACATTCATATAA